The DNA segment TGCAGGAAACGCTAAAAATTCACGAGAAAATAGCCAAAACCAAAATTTAATCCTGCTTATAAAACTTAGCAAGTCTTTTTGATTCAAATTCCCTAAATTCAAATATGAAAACCGAAAAAGATAAAATGATAACCGGTGAATATTACTTGGCTGGTGACCCAATTCTGGTAAAAGAACGCCGAAAAACCAAAAATCTACTCCACCGATTAAACGTCATTGAATATAGAATAACTAAAAAGGCTAGAGAAATAATCCAAGAATTAATTCCTGATGCTGGAACAAATCTTTACATCGAACCGCCCTTTCATTGTGATTATGGGTACAATATTGTTTGTGGCGACAATGTATATTTCAATGTGAATTGTGTGGTTTTGGATAGTGCACCCATAAAAATTGGTTCCAATGTTTTTTTTGCGCCCAATGTTCAATTGTACACTGCCAATCATCCTTTGGAAGCTGAACTAAGAAAAACACTAGAAAATGCTTTACCCATTGCTATTGGCGATGATTGCTGGATTGGAGGAAATACCGTTATTCTTCCTGGAATAACCATAGGAAACGGCTGCGTGATTGGCGCTGGTTCTGTAGTAACCAAAGACATCCCTGATAATTCATTGGCAGTAGGAAATCCTGCGAAAGTGATTAAGAGACTCAATAACAACAACAAATAAAAACAGACACGAGCTAGAAGCTCGCATTAGCGGTATAAAACAAGGTTGCCTTTATTTTCAAAACACATCATTAGTTAATTTATGGTTCCAATTCATTTAATTTTTATAATGCTTATTGTTCAAATTCTTGGATACCTTTTATTTGATAAATATGGTTTTAAAAAGTGGAAATATCTGGTGTTTGGATTAATCTTGATTTTACATTTCTTTGTCTTTCCTGATTTTTTTATACCAAAATACAAAGAAGGAGAATTGAGATGTGGACTACCCATTATGGGAGTTTATCTTGGTTTTTGGTTTATTGGTGGCGGACTCACTATTATTTTGCATTTTGGCTATCTTTTGTCAAAAAGATTTGCAAAATAAAACCGCAGTTAGTCCCTATTTTCCCTATCTATTTAGGTCTTTTACTAATCCGTTGGGGTTCAAGAATCCAAGATTGAGGTTCTTGAATAATCCGTTAGAGTCTTTTATTAATCCGTTGGGGTTCAAGAATCCAAGATTGAGGTTCTGGAATAATCTGTTAGAGTATTTTACTAATCCATTGGGGTTCAAGAATCCAAGATTGAGGTTCTGGAATAATCCGTTAGAGTCTTTTACTAATCCATTAGGATTCAATAATCCAAGATTGGGATTCTGGAATAATCTGTCGGTATCTTTTACTAATCCATTAGGGTTCAAGAATCCAAGATTGAGGTTCTGGAATAATCCGCTAGAGTCTTTTACTAATCCGTTGGGGTTCAAGAATCCAAGATTGGGGTTCTGGAATAGTCTGTCGGTATCTTTTACTAATCCGTTTGGGTTGTATAACTCCAAATTTATAGTTAAAGACCCCGAATTTGGGGTTATGAACCTCAAAATTTGGGTTGTATAACCCCAACCGACCATTCTACAACCCCGAAATTGCAGTTTTGAACCTCAAAATTGGGGTTATACAACCCCAACCGACCATTCTACAACCCCAAAGTTACGGTTATGAACCCCAAAGTTGCAGTTACACTACCCCAACCAACCTTTCTTAAACCCTGCGAGATGGTTATTTTACTAGTTTGGAGCTGTATTATTGGCCTTGGCAGGGAGTTTTAACTAATTTACTTGTTCCTCTTGGTTTCGTATAGTCCTGATGGTGGCAACCGCCTTATAACCTAGTATAGAGCATAGCTTACAGCATTGAAAACAGCATTGAAAACCCCAATAGTTATTCTCTAATTTTTCTAAAACTAGAAAACATTACAAAATCAGAAATTTAAAATCTTATCAACAAATCCGAAATCTAAAATCTAAAATCTAAAATTAAATTTTACCTTTGACCTTTCAATAAAAACAAAGATTATGGTTTACAAATTCAGGGTAATTCTCGATGCCGAAGAGGACATTTTTAGAGATATTGCGATACTTGCAGAAGATACTTTAGAGGATTTACACAACGCCATCTTCAATTCTTTTGGATTTGACGGTATGGAAGTGGCTTCTTTCTACACCTGTGACGACACTTGGAATCAGGAAGACGAAATTCCGATGTTTGATACCGGTGATATTCCGGGCGAACAAAAAACGATGAGCGATTATTTGCTTTCGGACATTTTGGACAAAGAAAACACTAAAATAATTTATGTTTACGATTTCATCAATATGTGGACTTTCCTTGTGGAACTAGCCGCAATCGAAGAAGTTGTTGCAGGAAACACCTATCCTGAAACTATTTTCTCTGTTGGCGAAATGCCGGATGAAGCCATGGAAAAACATTTTATTGCCGAAGACGATGAAAATGAAAGTTATAATGAATTTGAAGATGATCTTGACGAAGAAGATCTAGACATGTTTAGCGGAGACGATAGTTTTGAAGACTACGGATTTGAAGAAAACTGGAATTAAAAAGAGAAGAAATCAATAATCAAGAACCAAGATGAAAGACTTCTACTCTGTCTTACATCTTGGTTCTTTTGTCTAAAAAAAAACAAAAAAACCAATGATAAATTTATTCAATACGCATATCGAAACGATTTCCATTCACAGAGTTGGGAACAAGAGCCGCAACGAAGCCATATTCTTGTCGGAAGAAGCTTTTAAGTTGAATGATGAAGTGGTGCCTTTGATTAAAGAATATTTCTTTAAACCTTTTCGCGAAAAAGAAGAAAACTACTTTCAGTTTGCCCACGAAGTCGATTTGGAATACAATGACATGTATAAATTGGCTAGCCAAATTTTCGAAAACCCGAGTAACATTCACGAAGTTTCTAAGCAAATAACTACCCATTTATTCGAACAATCGAACCATCCGCACATCAAAAATGGAGAGGTTTACGTAACACATTTGACCAACCTGAATATCGACAACAATGTCGTGGATGCCATCGGGATATTCAAAAGCGAATTACAAGCAGATTTCTTGCAGTTTGAAGAAAAAGGTTCCAATCTTGAAATGGTTTTGCAACACGGAATCAACCTCAGCAAACTGGACAAAGGTTGTATAATTTTCAATTATAAAAAAGAAGAAGGCTACAAAATCTTGACTGTCGATAGTAACCGTTATGACGCCCGTTATTGGTTGGAACATTTCCTTTCGGTGGATGCTTTTGAAGACGAAAATTTCATCACCAAGAAATACTTGAAATTCTGTCAAGGATTTGCAAAAGACGTTGTTTTTCCAGCCGAAGACAAAAAAGAAGAAGTGATGTTCATGAATCGTTCAGTCAATTATTTTGCCAAAAATGACCAATTCGAAGAAAGCAATTTCCTGAATGAAGTTTTGGACAATCCCGATTTGATTCCTGAATTCAAAAACTACAAAGTAGATAAAGGCGAAAAATACAGCATCGAAGACGTGACAACGTTTCCTATTGCCAATGCAGCGGTTTCGGATGCCAGAAAATCGATTAAAAACGTAATCAACTTGGATACGCAAATTCAAATTAAGATGGATTTCATCAATCCG comes from the Flavobacterium limnophilum genome and includes:
- a CDS encoding sugar O-acetyltransferase encodes the protein MKTEKDKMITGEYYLAGDPILVKERRKTKNLLHRLNVIEYRITKKAREIIQELIPDAGTNLYIEPPFHCDYGYNIVCGDNVYFNVNCVVLDSAPIKIGSNVFFAPNVQLYTANHPLEAELRKTLENALPIAIGDDCWIGGNTVILPGITIGNGCVIGAGSVVTKDIPDNSLAVGNPAKVIKRLNNNNK
- a CDS encoding IS1096 element passenger TnpR family protein; the protein is MVYKFRVILDAEEDIFRDIAILAEDTLEDLHNAIFNSFGFDGMEVASFYTCDDTWNQEDEIPMFDTGDIPGEQKTMSDYLLSDILDKENTKIIYVYDFINMWTFLVELAAIEEVVAGNTYPETIFSVGEMPDEAMEKHFIAEDDENESYNEFEDDLDEEDLDMFSGDDSFEDYGFEENWN
- a CDS encoding nucleoid-associated protein; translated protein: MINLFNTHIETISIHRVGNKSRNEAIFLSEEAFKLNDEVVPLIKEYFFKPFREKEENYFQFAHEVDLEYNDMYKLASQIFENPSNIHEVSKQITTHLFEQSNHPHIKNGEVYVTHLTNLNIDNNVVDAIGIFKSELQADFLQFEEKGSNLEMVLQHGINLSKLDKGCIIFNYKKEEGYKILTVDSNRYDARYWLEHFLSVDAFEDENFITKKYLKFCQGFAKDVVFPAEDKKEEVMFMNRSVNYFAKNDQFEESNFLNEVLDNPDLIPEFKNYKVDKGEKYSIEDVTTFPIANAAVSDARKSIKNVINLDTQIQIKMDFINPESAEKFVEKGWDEEKQMYYYLVYFNKEVKS